A stretch of DNA from Candidatus Zixiibacteriota bacterium:
CTTTCCAGAGGCCAAGCGGCACCCAGAATATCCCCGCATCGGGAACCGATAACATGAACCGAATGAATCTTTTCAGCCTGCGCAATAGGGACAGTTTCGGCGGTGCGCACCCCGATCGGCTATTTTCATTTTTGGGCTTGAAAGTTGGTCGAGGACCATGATGCCTCGACTCCCACCAGGCCTTAGGCTCGAAAATCGCCGACCGATAGATAATCGTTTCGGGAATTTTCTGCAATGGGGTCTCATCCCAGGAAATTTTTATTCCCCCCTTAATTGTCAGTACAACAGGAGTCCACCCATACCGGGGCAGGAACTTGCAGAAATTCAGCGCCCGCTGTCCTCCCACCGCCGCCATGGGCGGAAAAACATACGAGACGATCAATACCTTCTTCAAACCCGGCCCCCTTTCCAAAGCGTTTTCAGAAGGGCGCTATAGACGGCAAAATCTTCGTTTTCCTGACCGGTTCTGATGATCCGGAATATTCCGGCCATCAGATACGACCAGCAAAAAAAGAAAGCATATATAGATTTAAACATGAATATAGTGTTGCGATGGAACTTGTGAAAGAAATGCATGCGACTCCGGAAGAAATTGACCTCGGAATCGGTGCGGCCCCGTTTCTTGCGGCTCATACCTATGAGATGAACAATTTCCGCGCTCGGCAGATAGAATCCCTTGAATCCCGCCTGTCTCATGCGATAGAAATAATCATTTTCCTCTGAAAAAAGAAAATAGTCTTCCGCCAGAAAACCTATTCTGTCAACAACCGCTTTTCTAATGAGCAGACAGGCCGCCGAAAGTACCTCAGCCGCTGTCGGTTCGGTCAGCTTCGTCCAATCGGTACGGCGGCGGCCAAAGAGAAAACGAAATAATCCATTCAAAGGAAAGAAGTGGGTTGCCAGGCAATAGCGAAGTTCGCCACTTAAGGTCGGAAGCGGCTTAAGTGGCCGCTCGACCGCGCCCGCCGCGTTTTTAAGACGGGGGCCGACCGCCGCAGCCTCTTGATTATTATCGAGGCAATCAACCAGAGCCTTAATGGAACCCGCTGGAATCAAAGTGTCGGTATTGAGAAGAAGATAATATTCCCCTGCCGCTTCTCGGAGCACCTGATTATTGGCCCGTGCAAATCCAACATTTTCTTTATTAGGGATCAACTTGATGGTGGGAAATTCCTTTTTTATCATCTCCACCGAATCATCGGTCGAGCCGTTGTCCACCACCCACACCTCGCTTTCCATTCCCTCTAATTCCGGAAACAGCGTCTGAAGACAGTTCCGGGTGAGGTCGCGAGTGTTCCAGTTGATTATGACAACGACCAGTTTGGTCATAACCTATTCCAGTCGCTTTTTGAGCCATTGCGCCGTGGTATCGAACAATTGCCGGGTGGAGATCGGGGTTGAAAAGGTATGATTGGCCTTCGGAATGCGAGCCACGCTGTAGTAGCCGGTGAATTCGGCGTATTGCCTCAGGACGGGCTTGGCGAAGACATTATCAAAGTCATAGGTGGCATGGTCCAGTTCCGGCATCAGGAAAAGAGTATGTTTCCCGGAACGGACAAGGCTATCGAACGACTCATAGAAAACCCGATTGAAACGATTCCCCTTATCTTCTTCCGGTTCCAGAACATCATCATACTCGCTTTTGGTTTTTTGCCTCCGCGGTCGGAGCTTGTGAGTGAGCTTCACTTTAAAGGATCGGAGCAGATCGCGATAGGAAGTTCTCCCCGAGAAAAATCGCAGCCAGGCGTCCGGGCGCAAGAGACGTTTCATATATCCGGCAACCATAATGTCGGCATGGAATGGATGCAGGGTGGAGAGTTCATATTCGGCCGAGGTAACCGTCACCGGCCCGGCAATAAAGACCACCCCATCGACATTCATGTCGCGGGCCGCCGTTATGATCGCGGTCAGGGCGCCGCCGCACAGCCCGGTACAAAGGACTTTGGTCGGCCGCAGTTTTTCCCGCAAATGTTGCAGAAAAATCAGCGCATCATCGACAAAAAGACCCGTCTGAACGGCATCATAAGAATCGATTGCCCGGCCAACCGGGATTTCCCCATGACTGTAACCTACTTTGGAAGTATCAAGCCGGACCACCGTGAAGCCCTCCTGCTGCAGCTCACGCGCCTGCCGCACAAACAGACGGGAATGACAGACCCGATAGTGCAGACCAATATTGAACATCACGACCAGCGCGCCGTTGGGTTTCGGGGGGTGATGAATAATACCATACATCAACTCCCCGCGGCCGTTCTTAAGACTGAGTATTTCTTCCGAAAAAACCATTCTTATCAAGAAAATTAAAAGTTTCACCGAAAAGCTGCGGCGGCGCCGGCCGCCAGGTTTCGGTCTTTTCCCATTCAAATTCGCGAGGTAGCGACACCAATTCACTATTGCCCAGATTGCTTTTCAATTCCTCCAGTTCGGGGCGAATTTTCCCCGGACTGGGCGAAATCTGAATGATCAGAGAATTTCCTCTGTAATCATATTTCCGCCCTTTCAGGGTTGCTTCCCGCGCTCCAAAGAAAAACCGGCCGGTTAGATTGTATCCTTCAACCGTCAGGATTTTGCCCCCTTCCAGCTCTTTTATAAGCTCCTCCCGGTTCCTGGTCACTTTCCCTTCGATAAGCATCTGTGAGGCCAGAAAAGCCCGGAGATGATCATAGAAATATTTGGCGGTGTCGATTACCGGTTCCCAAAGAATCAGGGTTTCAGGCTGCAACTCTTCGGAAAGAAGTGCAGCCAGCGTTCCCCCCCAGCGCAACCCCATCAATCCCATCTTTTTTAGAGCATGTTTTGTTCTAAAATCATTATAAATTGCTCTGATATCAGCTGTTCTGTCATCAAAAGTGGCCTCTTCAAAATTCCCCTCGCTGTCGCCGTCCCCATAGTAATCGAAGCATATAACAGCCACGCCCAGAGATGCCAGCGCCCTTGCAAATGAGACATATACCCTCAGTGTCCGCACCTTCTCTTCACCAAACGGGCTGCAGAGAACAAATCCGGATTCGGCGCCTGAGGCGGGAAGATATTCGGCGCAGTAAAGATGCTTCCCCTCCCGCTCAAAGTAACCGTGCTTTTCCAGCACCTTTTCATTCGGGGCATTGATATTATTCAAATCAATCTGCATATCGTTTCTTTGACCGCCGTGGAACCTTCATCGTCCGCATGTTCTCAATATACAATTATCGTCCGGAACGAATCATGGCGTTAGGCCGTTCCACCGGTTACTCCAGAACGGGTTTGATGACTTCCGCCATGACGGCATATCCATTTTCATTGGGATGGATGGCATCCCGAGCCAGTGAATCCGGCAGGCATCCTTCACCATCGGCCATCGCTTTATAATAGTCGGCCAGCCCGAATTTCTGCTCTGCCGCCAGTTTCCTGATACGTTGATTGAATTCCTTGACACTCGCCGCAATACTGAAATCTGCAAATTCCTCGGCTCCCCTGGTTGCCGGAATCACCGTAGCCAGAATCGGAATAACCCCTCGGGCGCGGGCGGTCATGGCCATTATTTCATAAGCATCCCACATCACTTTCAGGTCTGCCCCCGGCCGAAAATTACCGGAACAAAACTTGATGACCACTCGGCCGGGATTGAGTTGAATAACATCAGCCGGAAATCTGGTCAGGAGTTGCTGGTCGGTCTGAGAACCAACACCACGATTGACAAATGCCTGTCCCGGAAAATACCGGGCCAAATCCCACCCCCTGGTGATTGATGCTCCGAAAAAGATGGTCATGCCCCGGCGCTGTTCGGGTGTCGTCTCCGATAGAAGGCGACGGTTATCCTCGGCATAGGCTGAAGCGCCGGAAAAATCAGTCTTCAGGGCTTCATATTTGGCGGTCAAATCTTTATGGTACCGCTGGAGAGACTTCACTTCATTCTTCAGTTTCATCGCCTTATACAGGATATAAGCTCCGATAATATTCCCGATTATCGAAATAACCAGGATTATTATGATAAGCGTCTTCATAATCAGTTTCCCTTTGAATTGGTTATCATTGACCTTTACTTATCGCCGGCAATTGATACAATTTCCTCAAGCGCCGCGGCTGTAATAGCCGAAATCGTGTCGTATCCGGCCGGGCTCAACTGAATCTGGCTGGCTGAATATTCGGGGCGCAGATATCCATCCTTATCCGCCAGGGCGCCAAAAAAATCGAGACATTTCAAGCCATTCTCGCCGCAGTATCCCCAAAGCCATTGATTGTATTGCTTCAAACTATCCTGCACCTCATAAGGAACTTCCAATCCGGCATCAAAATCGCGGCGAACTGGTATAACCGTCGTCAAAATCGGGACAATATGGTGACCTCGCGCCATCTCGGTCATGGTCGTAATATAATCTTCAATCTCTTTGACTGTGTTTTCGGGACGGAAATTATAGGAACTGAATTCAATCACAACGGCCCTCGGTTTCAATTCCACTACATCGGGCCAGAACCGCAGCAGGTATCCGCCGATTCTCTGCCCAGAAATCCCACGGTTGATTGCTTCCCGTCCCACGAAATATCTTTCCAATATCCATCCCCGGGTAATCTGTGAGCCAAGGAAAATAACTCGCTTGCCGGAGTCTATCAGGTTTTTCAATCGATTATTATCCTCAACATATACGTTTCGACCGGAAAATCCGGAAGCCTCATATAAGTACCTGTCAAGAAAGTAGTTAACGTGACTCCTATAATCCAATGCTTTATAGGCAACATAAACGATAAGGAGATTTCCGATCAAAGAGGCCACCAGAGCGAATTTCCATTTCTTATTCATTTAACATCCCATTTCTGATGCTCTGATACCCGTTCGAATATCCTTTAAAGTTCTTATCGACTAATCTCCTGCAAATCAAACACGATTATTTTATACGATTTTATATCCTGAGACAAAGCGAAAATTGCGCCCCACAAACATTTTGCTGGAAAGAGCAGACACTGCTCAATAAGAAAGGCAGGGAGGCTCCGGCCCTTCCCGGTAAATAAAACGGATTAAATAGGAGATGTCGCGCACGTCAATGGACCCTGAACCATCGATATCAGCCACCTCAAATCGGTATGGAGCGAGACCTCCCTTATATAGATAATTCAGAAGAAAACTGACATCCATAATATTCACTATCCCATCTCCGTTGGCATTGCCCGGATTATAGGCGCAGGAAAGGGTATCGCCTGCCGTCAGAAATGGGGAATTGGATAATTGGGAGTAGTTGCCTGAGTTATCATAAGCCCTGATACAGAAGAAATAGGTGGCCCCATAAGTCAGGCCGCCCGCCACAATTGAATCGATTGCCCCGGCCGTTGATGGCAGCGATAGCCCGGGAACAGGCGCGGCCAAATACCATTCCATGTCGGTATTGATCTCACCGCGGCTGTACAGTTGAAAACGCATTTCGTAGCCTGCCGCCCGACCGGTATATCCGTTATCTCCCGGAGCAGTCCAGCGCAACAAAACCTGACCGGGGGCATAACCCGAAACGCCGGCCAGGCTTCCCTGAGCATTATGCTCCGCTGAGGAAATCGAAATGGAAAAAAGCAGTAACGCCAATATGAAATTAATAACCATTGTCCATGGCCGTTTCCTGAGGGAATCGGAGGATATGGCTACTCCCGAAAGGCGGGACCAACGCGGAAAATTTGTCAAGTGTCACCAGTCATTCAAATAAGTAATTCGAGCAAGTAAATGACCGTCAATCTAACGGTCGGGGCAAAAGCTAAATGCCACTTAATTAGTCACATATTCATTAAAATTCACATCACTTTACATGTTAACAACTTACACAATATTCTCGAATTAGTCAAGGCATTTATCAAAATAAGAGAGTTCCTGAATTCCCTTGCAAATATGAGTTCTGGCGATGGAAAGAGAACCGTCTTGCCGAGGTCATTAGCTTGTCTTGAAATATCGTAACAGGTATATTAAATATACGAAATACCTTCTGCTCCCTGAATGGGACAGAATCGGCCAAACCAGCCAGTATGGAGTGAATGAATGCCGGGAATTTTTGGATTTGTCAGGAAAAAGGGCGGAAAGAAAGAAGACAACGAGATGCTCCTCCGCGGAATGCTTCATCGCCTGGCCCATAATCCCCATTATGTCAGTCAGATTCATGCCGCCGAGTGGTTCGGATTGGGAAATATCGGCCTGCCCGTTCCCGGAGAGAAGAGAATGGCGGTCGACGATTCAGGAAACTACGCCGCGGCTTTTTCCGGGTATATATATGGTTGGAAGAATGTTGGTTCGGAAGAAGAGCAAGAGATTCCTGATAAGGCGGCGCACCTCATAAAAATATACGAGCGATACGGGCATGATCTGCCGGACAAAATCGATGGTTCTTTCAACGCTGCCATATTTGTCTCGAGCAGAAGAGAAGCTATTATCTGTAATGATCGTTTCGGGCATCGCCAGCTTTATTATTTTGAGGACGCCGAGATTTTCCTTTTTTCGACCGAAGTAAAAGCTTTTCTGGCTTATGAGAGGTTTCCCAGAGACATTAATTTCGACGCTGTGGCCGATTACTTCAACTATGGCTATCCGCTGGGGAATAAAACTTTTTTCAGGAATGCAGCTATACTTCAAGGTGGACAGGAGATATCAATCAAAGACGGCCGCGTCGGCTTCAGACATTACTGGGACTACCAATTCGGAGAAGAATCAAAGGAATCCTTGAATGCACTTATTGAGGAAGCCGATGCCATATATCGGGAATTAATTCGCAAACGAATCAGCCAGGGAGGCCGGATTGTTATTCCTCTGTCAGGCGGGCTTGATTCCCGGTTCATCATCAGTCATACCGTCCAGGCCGGTCTCCAGCCTTTTGCCTTCACGCACGGCAGGAAAGGATGCCTGGATGGCAAAATCGCGCGGCAGGTGGCCGATCAGCTCAAAATAGAAAATTTCCGTTTCATTGATGTTGATCCTCACTGGCTGGTCGATTATGCGGAAAAGTTCGTCTACCTAACTGACGGGATGGTTGATGCCAGCCCCGCCATTCTTCTGGGTATCTCCTCCTATTTCAAATTGAACGATATTGTGGAAAACCTCGACCATAGTGAAAAATTACGCCGCATAAGCTTTTCGCTGGGCGGTTTGTCAGAGGATAAGACCGACAGCTTTCTGCATCCCGAATTCGCCGGAAAGATCAGAAACCGTTATCTCCCCTCGATCGATGAGGAATTTTCCGGCTGCCTCGGGGTTTCTCCTCTCTTCTGCAACCAGAAAGACGTCTTTTTCATCCGGAATAGGATTTTCCGCTATATGAATCTGGTTGACTGCAACCGCTTTATTTGGCATGATCATTTTGCTCTGGCCGATGACCACCTGCTCGAATTTTTTCTCAAGCTTCCCGCCCGGCTCAAACCATCGCGAATGTTTTTCATCGAATATTTCAAAGCCAAACTTCCCGATCTGGCACATATCACCTATCAGGGAACCGGCGTCGACCTCTACCGCAAACCCTCTCGCTACAAACAGAAATATCAATTCTACTCGAACCGTATTAAGTACTATATTGAAAGGCTTTCAGGCGGGAACATCAGGTTCTATAATCCCAAAAACTATAATCATTACAATCAATGGTACCGCAGCGACAAAAGAATTCGCAATTATTATGAAAGCATTTTGCTTGATGACCGCACTTATCGGCGGGGCTATTTTGACCGGAACAATATCGAATTTCTCTTAAGACAGCAGCGACGGGGAGTGAACAATATCGCCACCCTGACCTCGGTTCTGTCGTTTGAGTTGTTTCACCGGCTCTTCATGGATCAATGAGGCTTCTCCATGGCCTTCTTCCCTGTGCACTTGAGAATGGTCGTACGTATAAGTGCATCCATAGCGTCGATCAGAGGCACCAGGCAATCATCCTGACTAAATAAAAGCGGAAACTCGGAGCAGCCGGAAATCACCGCCTCGGCCCCGTTGAGCAGCAGCCAGTTGAGCGCCAGAAGCATTTTATCCCGGGCCGGCTGCTGAAATCCGGCCTTAATCCCGTTGGGGGCATAGAGCGCCTCCATAACATATTTTTCCTGAATATTATCGGGAGGAACCAGCGGGTCAAGCCCGGCCCGGCGAAGCGCGCTCTGAAACAGCTCGGTTTTGATAGTTCCGGTTGTGGCCAGCACGCCTACTTTCCGAGTGTCGGGGGTCGTCTGCTTTATTCGCTCGATGGTCTCTTCAACCGCGCTCAGTATTTCGCAGCGAACCTCTTTGCGAAGATCCTCGATAAAATAATGCGAGGTGACACAACCGAGAATGATTATTTCCACTCCGTTTTGATCCAGAAGCTTGGCCGCCTCGCGCAGCAACGGGTATGAACTCGGCCCCTGCTTCAAAATTCCCTTGGTTCGATCGGGGATATTGGTATTGGAGTAAACCAGAGTTTCAATATGATCCTGATCAACGTCCACCGGAGTTAATTTTATGATTTGCTGGTATAACGCCGCCCCGGCTTCCGCTCCCATTCCGCCGATTATGCCCAAAAATTTCTTTCTGTTTTCAGTCATCTCTCTCTCCAATTTCACGGCCGACCATTTTTCTCTTTCACCAACCGTTTAGAACATCTCCGCAGGATCAATCCGGGAAATGCTGAACCGGTACTTGCCGGAACTCTCCAACGGTATATGGTCGACAAATTCAAGACTATATTTGACTGCCGGTCCAAAGAATTTGGGAATTTCCGTTTCAAAGAAACGGAGGGTTTGATCCCCAAAAGTCTCGCCTTTGACAATCTTGAATAATATCTCGTCTTTTTTCTCCTGTATCAACTGTGCCTGAGCGACCCCCGGGGCGTTGGCGATCAGATAAATAGTCAGCGCCGCTCCGGAAATTATTTTTCCGTCGGGCGTGACCAGAAAATCGGTCATTCTTCCCGCCGCCATTTTCATCAGGGGAAGGCCTCGTCCGCAGGAACACTCCTCGGCCGAAGGAACTCCGGCATCTTCAATCTGATACCGGATGAACGGCATGCCGTAGTTCAGCAGATCGGTAATTATTACCTTGCCGAACTCCCCCGGCTGGGCCGGCTTATTTTCCTTGAGAAATTCCACCCAAAAAGTCTCGGCGCAGATATGCAAACCGGTGTGCCTCTCGCATTCAGTTGCAATGACACTCGTTTCCCGCGAGCCATAGCGATCGAAGACCCGGCATTCAAAGGTCATTTCAATCAATTCCCTCTGTTCCGGTGCCAGAATCTCGGCGGTCGTGATAATCGCTTTCGGTCGATGATAATCCGACTGGCCGGTCCCGGTTAAATACCGTGCATAGAGAAAGATCGAATTGGAATAAGCAATATAAATCGGCGGACGAAGTTTTTTCAGACGTTCCCTGAAAGCCGCCAGCTTCTCTTTGGTAATACTCGAGGTATCCAGCGGAATATTCCGATCCAGAAATTTATTTCGTAACTTGGCTTTCCATTTATCCATTCCGGAATGATCACCCCGATGCCCCCACAGGAAAGCGGTCTGTGTGCCGAGATCCCATCCGGTCCAGCGATTATGCCGAATAGTCGCCGCCTCCCGGGAAAAGCGGCGATCCTTATCGAGGTAGAAGAAAAGCGGGCTTCCGGTCGAACCGCCGGTCTTATTTGGCACCAGCATGGCATCGGAATAATTCCGAGCCCGAATTTGTTCTTTATTTTCCTGAATATCTTTTTTGGTCAAAACCGGAAGAACCAGAATGTCATCGGGCGATTGGAGCCGACCGGGATTGAATTGATACCTGTTGAATCGCTCGGTATAAAAGGAGCAATTTTCATAGGCATGCTTGAGAATCGATTTCAACCGGCGGAAACGAAGTTCGGCCAGATCGCCGGCCGGCAAGAACTGCGTCTTTTCCAACTCCCGCAGGTGAGCCGGCGCGGTACTCCCGATCCAGATCGCCTCCGTCGGAAAAACTACATTCCTGGCAAACCATTGCATAAGATCAGGCATCGCTCAATTCCTTATTACATCCACAATTGGGATTTGACTGTATCATCACTCAAACTCTAATTTCCTCGTTTTGATAATATGCTTGATTCTCTTTATCTCTTCATCGGTGAAAAACCGCGCGAAGTATAATACGAGCGGAAATGAAAGTCCGATTGCTCCCTTGCACAACAGATTGACCCAGATCGAGCCGGTCTCGATAAAGAAAGCGGCAAAGAAAAGGGCAAAAGCGGTGGCGAAAAGCATGACTATTCGCCGCCACTCCATACGAATCTTATATAAGCGGTTGGAATAATAGTAGGTCATACTGGATTTGAAAATGAAACATAGCAGTGTGGCTACCGCCGCACCCCAGATTGTATATTTTTTGATGAGAATGAAGTTCAGGACAAGATTGAGTATGCCGTTAGTGACATTGACATAGGCGATATACTTGGTCGCCTTCTTCATCATAATCCCGACATTGAAATGATAATGAAAAGAAAAGATTATATAGGCCAGGGTGACAATCGGGACAACCTTGTATGCCGCCCAGAACGGCTCCGTGGCCATAAAACGGATTATTTCCTTGGAGAGAAGCGAAATCAACAATCCCGCAAAAAGGCTCAGGATGCAGAAATAAGTGAAAATACGGGCGTAGATCAATTCATACCCTTCCTTGCCGAAATACTCGAAGCGGCGGGGACTCCATATCTGAATGAACGGCGAAGTGACAAACTGGTTGACC
This window harbors:
- a CDS encoding dockerin type I domain-containing protein translates to MVINFILALLLFSISISSAEHNAQGSLAGVSGYAPGQVLLRWTAPGDNGYTGRAAGYEMRFQLYSRGEINTDMEWYLAAPVPGLSLPSTAGAIDSIVAGGLTYGATYFFCIRAYDNSGNYSQLSNSPFLTAGDTLSCAYNPGNANGDGIVNIMDVSFLLNYLYKGGLAPYRFEVADIDGSGSIDVRDISYLIRFIYREGPEPPCLSY
- a CDS encoding alpha/beta hydrolase; translated protein: MQIDLNNINAPNEKVLEKHGYFEREGKHLYCAEYLPASGAESGFVLCSPFGEEKVRTLRVYVSFARALASLGVAVICFDYYGDGDSEGNFEEATFDDRTADIRAIYNDFRTKHALKKMGLMGLRWGGTLAALLSEELQPETLILWEPVIDTAKYFYDHLRAFLASQMLIEGKVTRNREELIKELEGGKILTVEGYNLTGRFFFGAREATLKGRKYDYRGNSLIIQISPSPGKIRPELEELKSNLGNSELVSLPREFEWEKTETWRPAPPQLFGETFNFLDKNGFFGRNTQS
- a CDS encoding asparagine synthase-related protein, whose amino-acid sequence is MPGIFGFVRKKGGKKEDNEMLLRGMLHRLAHNPHYVSQIHAAEWFGLGNIGLPVPGEKRMAVDDSGNYAAAFSGYIYGWKNVGSEEEQEIPDKAAHLIKIYERYGHDLPDKIDGSFNAAIFVSSRREAIICNDRFGHRQLYYFEDAEIFLFSTEVKAFLAYERFPRDINFDAVADYFNYGYPLGNKTFFRNAAILQGGQEISIKDGRVGFRHYWDYQFGEESKESLNALIEEADAIYRELIRKRISQGGRIVIPLSGGLDSRFIISHTVQAGLQPFAFTHGRKGCLDGKIARQVADQLKIENFRFIDVDPHWLVDYAEKFVYLTDGMVDASPAILLGISSYFKLNDIVENLDHSEKLRRISFSLGGLSEDKTDSFLHPEFAGKIRNRYLPSIDEEFSGCLGVSPLFCNQKDVFFIRNRIFRYMNLVDCNRFIWHDHFALADDHLLEFFLKLPARLKPSRMFFIEYFKAKLPDLAHITYQGTGVDLYRKPSRYKQKYQFYSNRIKYYIERLSGGNIRFYNPKNYNHYNQWYRSDKRIRNYYESILLDDRTYRRGYFDRNNIEFLLRQQRRGVNNIATLTSVLSFELFHRLFMDQ
- a CDS encoding glycosyltransferase family 2 protein, whose amino-acid sequence is MTKLVVVIINWNTRDLTRNCLQTLFPELEGMESEVWVVDNGSTDDSVEMIKKEFPTIKLIPNKENVGFARANNQVLREAAGEYYLLLNTDTLIPAGSIKALVDCLDNNQEAAAVGPRLKNAAGAVERPLKPLPTLSGELRYCLATHFFPLNGLFRFLFGRRRTDWTKLTEPTAAEVLSAACLLIRKAVVDRIGFLAEDYFLFSEENDYFYRMRQAGFKGFYLPSAEIVHLIGMSRKKRGRTDSEVNFFRSRMHFFHKFHRNTIFMFKSIYAFFFCWSYLMAGIFRIIRTGQENEDFAVYSALLKTLWKGGRV
- a CDS encoding alpha/beta hydrolase → MKLLIFLIRMVFSEEILSLKNGRGELMYGIIHHPPKPNGALVVMFNIGLHYRVCHSRLFVRQARELQQEGFTVVRLDTSKVGYSHGEIPVGRAIDSYDAVQTGLFVDDALIFLQHLREKLRPTKVLCTGLCGGALTAIITAARDMNVDGVVFIAGPVTVTSAEYELSTLHPFHADIMVAGYMKRLLRPDAWLRFFSGRTSYRDLLRSFKVKLTHKLRPRRQKTKSEYDDVLEPEEDKGNRFNRVFYESFDSLVRSGKHTLFLMPELDHATYDFDNVFAKPVLRQYAEFTGYYSVARIPKANHTFSTPISTRQLFDTTAQWLKKRLE
- a CDS encoding GDSL-type esterase/lipase family protein, whose translation is MNKKWKFALVASLIGNLLIVYVAYKALDYRSHVNYFLDRYLYEASGFSGRNVYVEDNNRLKNLIDSGKRVIFLGSQITRGWILERYFVGREAINRGISGQRIGGYLLRFWPDVVELKPRAVVIEFSSYNFRPENTVKEIEDYITTMTEMARGHHIVPILTTVIPVRRDFDAGLEVPYEVQDSLKQYNQWLWGYCGENGLKCLDFFGALADKDGYLRPEYSASQIQLSPAGYDTISAITAAALEEIVSIAGDK
- a CDS encoding GDSL-type esterase/lipase family protein, which produces MKTLIIIILVISIIGNIIGAYILYKAMKLKNEVKSLQRYHKDLTAKYEALKTDFSGASAYAEDNRRLLSETTPEQRRGMTIFFGASITRGWDLARYFPGQAFVNRGVGSQTDQQLLTRFPADVIQLNPGRVVIKFCSGNFRPGADLKVMWDAYEIMAMTARARGVIPILATVIPATRGAEEFADFSIAASVKEFNQRIRKLAAEQKFGLADYYKAMADGEGCLPDSLARDAIHPNENGYAVMAEVIKPVLE
- a CDS encoding amino acid racemase, giving the protein MTENRKKFLGIIGGMGAEAGAALYQQIIKLTPVDVDQDHIETLVYSNTNIPDRTKGILKQGPSSYPLLREAAKLLDQNGVEIIILGCVTSHYFIEDLRKEVRCEILSAVEETIERIKQTTPDTRKVGVLATTGTIKTELFQSALRRAGLDPLVPPDNIQEKYVMEALYAPNGIKAGFQQPARDKMLLALNWLLLNGAEAVISGCSEFPLLFSQDDCLVPLIDAMDALIRTTILKCTGKKAMEKPH